From Xylanibacter oryzae DSM 17970, a single genomic window includes:
- a CDS encoding AbiH family protein produces MNRIVLVGNGFDLAHNLPTKYEDFINWYWGERIKMMYNCPNQIMKDNLCSLEILNYTANDAFAAFTLSKACSFNYTNWNNILKMIIKDKNDYKVIYSPLFGVICKSIETRGWIDIENEYYNFLRSFLNEHEYRDPCTLNNELDYIKTILIEYLKYIQDKDIKEDILNQDIKTKILEPIKSDDISVDAKQSFDDFEKRRNKLSLGNFYPLLRNYYGKEYKIDADKHLVFQLKERLLPDRIMLLNFNYTKTADMYLPLNDCFKVNHIHGNLENPNSVIFGYGDELDINYKELSRLNDNEYLRNIKSIKYLESSNYRNVLSFIESEPYQIYIMGHSCGNSDRTLLNTLFEHNNCVSIKPFYYKSSDGKDNYLDIVQNISRNFTDMKLMRDRVVNKTYCEPLPQNKQISVQEV; encoded by the coding sequence ATGAATAGAATTGTTCTCGTCGGAAATGGCTTCGATTTAGCCCATAACCTTCCTACTAAGTATGAAGATTTTATAAATTGGTACTGGGGTGAAAGAATAAAAATGATGTATAATTGTCCCAATCAAATTATGAAAGATAATCTGTGTTCTTTAGAAATATTAAATTATACTGCGAATGATGCATTTGCTGCTTTTACTTTATCGAAAGCTTGTTCATTTAATTATACAAATTGGAATAATATATTAAAAATGATTATTAAGGATAAAAATGATTACAAAGTAATTTATTCTCCTTTATTCGGAGTTATTTGTAAGTCAATTGAAACAAGAGGATGGATTGATATTGAAAATGAGTATTATAATTTTTTACGATCTTTCCTAAATGAACATGAATACAGAGATCCATGTACACTTAATAATGAGTTAGATTATATAAAAACTATTTTGATTGAGTATCTAAAATATATACAAGATAAAGATATCAAAGAAGATATATTAAATCAGGATATTAAAACAAAAATTTTAGAGCCAATTAAATCTGATGACATATCTGTTGATGCAAAACAATCTTTTGATGACTTTGAAAAGAGACGGAATAAACTTAGTCTTGGTAATTTTTACCCACTATTAAGGAATTATTATGGTAAAGAATATAAAATAGACGCCGATAAACATTTGGTGTTTCAATTAAAGGAACGATTACTTCCCGATAGAATAATGCTTCTAAATTTTAATTATACAAAAACCGCCGATATGTATTTACCCCTAAATGATTGTTTCAAAGTAAATCATATACATGGAAATCTAGAGAATCCTAATAGTGTTATATTTGGCTACGGGGATGAATTAGACATAAATTACAAAGAACTTTCAAGACTTAATGATAATGAATATCTACGCAATATCAAATCTATAAAATACCTAGAATCAAGTAACTATCGTAATGTGCTATCCTTTATAGAATCAGAACCATACCAAATATACATTATGGGGCATTCGTGTGGCAACTCAGACAGAACATTACTAAACACACTTTTCGAACATAATAATTGTGTGTCAATCAAACCATTTTATTACAAGAGTTCTGACGGCAAAGATAATTATCTTGATATAGTTCAGAATATTAGCCGTAACTTCACCGACATGAAACTTATGAGAGACAGAGTGGTTAACAAAACATATTGTGAGCCACTTCCTCAAAACAAACAGATAAGCGTTCAAGAAGTTTAA
- a CDS encoding phage antirepressor, which produces MKEITIFNNDEFGQIRTTNDDTGEPLFCLSDVCKVLELRAPQVKRRLDDAVVSKHIVKDVRGRRNALNFVSENGLYDAILYSRKLEARAFRVWITSEVLPCIRRHGIYAGSDTIERIMNDPDYGISLLSALKSERQARLEADAQRLLMAGEMNVMKPMAEYCRQILLSASTVTVTQIAQDYGYSAKVFNELLRDIGVQFRQNEQWILYSKYKLQGYVQSNTAVYMRYNGSTGARMYTRWTQRGRLFLYDKLKNAGILPLIEQDNEA; this is translated from the coding sequence ATGAAGGAGATTACAATTTTTAATAACGATGAATTCGGACAGATTCGTACTACGAATGATGACACCGGCGAACCGCTTTTCTGTCTGTCGGATGTGTGCAAGGTTCTTGAACTGAGAGCGCCACAGGTAAAGAGACGTCTTGACGACGCTGTTGTTTCAAAACACATCGTGAAAGATGTGAGGGGCAGAAGAAATGCATTGAACTTTGTTAGCGAGAATGGGCTTTATGATGCCATTCTGTATTCGCGTAAGTTGGAAGCCAGGGCGTTCAGAGTGTGGATTACGTCGGAGGTGCTGCCTTGTATCCGCAGGCATGGGATATATGCCGGTAGTGATACCATCGAGCGCATAATGAACGACCCCGACTATGGCATATCGCTGCTCTCGGCTCTGAAGAGCGAACGGCAGGCCCGCCTGGAGGCGGATGCGCAGAGACTGCTGATGGCCGGGGAGATGAATGTGATGAAACCGATGGCTGAATATTGCAGGCAGATTCTGTTGTCTGCATCGACGGTGACGGTGACACAGATAGCTCAGGATTATGGTTACAGTGCAAAGGTTTTTAACGAACTGTTGCGAGATATTGGGGTGCAGTTCAGGCAGAATGAGCAGTGGATCCTGTACTCGAAATACAAACTGCAGGGATATGTGCAGAGCAATACGGCTGTGTATATGAGATATAACGGTTCTACCGGGGCAAGAATGTATACGAGATGGACGCAGCGGGGACGGTTGTTCTTGTATGATAAGTTGAAGAATGCGGGCATATTGCCCTTGATAGAACAAGATAATGAGGCTTAG
- a CDS encoding DUF3127 domain-containing protein — protein MVITVIAKIAGATPAETFQGRDGQTVTKCTIIVKTIEAYTQTLALTVFGDLTPWAMQRGKIVEIGVVMSSREHEGRWFSELRAVGVKYAQMPAEDAAGIH, from the coding sequence ATGGTTATAACAGTGATAGCAAAGATTGCGGGTGCGACTCCTGCTGAAACTTTTCAAGGTCGTGACGGACAGACTGTAACAAAATGCACGATTATCGTTAAAACCATTGAGGCTTATACGCAAACGTTGGCTCTCACGGTGTTTGGTGATCTTACACCTTGGGCGATGCAGAGGGGCAAAATCGTAGAGATAGGTGTGGTTATGTCGAGTCGTGAGCATGAGGGGCGTTGGTTTTCTGAACTTAGGGCTGTGGGTGTGAAGTACGCGCAGATGCCTGCCGAGGATGCTGCCGGGATACACTGA
- a CDS encoding DUF3987 domain-containing protein, producing MPRLFELLTKSYPEEYHAVLLMASLPILGTLATRARAKYFDGMQHSLSFLTCIVAPQASGKSCTRTLVDMLLAGLQRQDNEERLKERKWMEEKKARKNSEKQPEDPRAKIRIVPATVSNAMLFKRLDCADGEHLFTYAEEVDTLSKGRKSGAWSQKDDIMRQAFDNSICGQDYMSDNSWSAMVKVYYNTLTCGTPIAVHRYYNDVEGGLVSRVCFSQLPDMLGAQMPIFGSLTKDEKAEVTMWVDRLSEIGKEVIRPDESSSETEERYDNVEYDIPRVKQAIWDWLEARRLEYLETQENPALDIFRRRSAVIGFRAGLLAVLLCDNKETDEAVEMATWVASYALSQQLDLFGEDMNRLMLDGESATSAASNSSCYQSLLSLLPDEFTIQELVELRMQAGYKSPVKQVVWRWKQNGVIESAGDNKFRKLKISKNERPPR from the coding sequence TTGCCCAGACTGTTCGAACTACTCACCAAGAGCTATCCTGAAGAATATCATGCGGTTCTGTTGATGGCTTCGCTACCGATACTCGGTACACTGGCCACCCGCGCCAGAGCGAAATACTTTGACGGCATGCAGCACTCGCTATCGTTCTTAACCTGCATCGTGGCGCCACAAGCCAGCGGAAAGAGCTGCACACGTACACTTGTAGACATGCTACTGGCAGGACTTCAGCGGCAGGACAACGAGGAGCGCCTGAAAGAGCGCAAGTGGATGGAAGAGAAGAAAGCCCGCAAAAACTCTGAAAAACAGCCCGAAGATCCACGAGCAAAGATAAGGATTGTGCCCGCAACGGTTAGTAACGCAATGCTTTTTAAGCGGTTAGACTGTGCCGATGGTGAACATCTCTTTACTTATGCGGAAGAGGTAGACACGCTGTCGAAAGGTAGAAAGAGTGGGGCGTGGAGCCAGAAAGACGACATAATGCGACAGGCTTTTGACAACTCAATATGCGGACAGGACTATATGAGCGACAACTCGTGGAGCGCGATGGTGAAGGTGTATTACAACACGCTGACCTGTGGCACACCGATAGCTGTACACCGATATTACAATGACGTAGAAGGCGGACTGGTGAGCCGTGTATGTTTTTCGCAGTTGCCGGATATGCTAGGTGCGCAGATGCCGATATTTGGCAGTCTGACTAAGGATGAAAAAGCGGAAGTAACGATGTGGGTAGATAGACTGTCGGAGATAGGCAAGGAGGTTATAAGGCCGGATGAGTCATCGTCTGAAACAGAAGAAAGGTATGATAATGTAGAATATGATATACCCCGTGTGAAGCAAGCCATTTGGGACTGGTTGGAAGCTCGCAGGCTGGAGTATCTGGAGACGCAGGAGAATCCGGCGTTAGACATATTCCGTCGCCGTTCGGCTGTAATCGGTTTTCGAGCCGGACTCTTGGCTGTACTGCTCTGTGACAACAAGGAGACCGACGAAGCGGTAGAGATGGCCACATGGGTAGCTAGTTATGCGCTCAGTCAGCAGCTCGACCTCTTCGGTGAAGATATGAATAGGCTAATGCTGGATGGCGAATCTGCCACATCTGCCGCATCTAACAGCAGTTGCTATCAGTCGCTTTTGAGTTTGCTGCCTGATGAATTCACCATCCAAGAACTAGTAGAACTGAGGATGCAAGCCGGTTATAAGAGTCCGGTGAAGCAAGTGGTATGGCGATGGAAGCAGAACGGTGTGATAGAAAGCGCAGGCGATAACAAGTTCAGAAAACTTAAGATATCAAAGAACGAGCGCCCACCGCGATGA
- a CDS encoding DUF5675 family protein, translating to MEIIIKRIAKKAGYTIGHLSINGRRVCDTLEPQCIKWQTEKKVAGKTAIPEGRYRVDMEYSPKFERQMPYLLDVPNFAGIMIHQGNVPNNTQGCILVGYNTLRGMVLRSREAMLKIEDAIKYARKTKQEIWCEIS from the coding sequence ATGGAAATAATAATAAAGCGTATAGCTAAGAAAGCCGGATATACTATAGGACATCTCAGCATCAACGGTCGACGGGTGTGTGATACGTTGGAGCCCCAATGCATAAAATGGCAGACAGAAAAGAAAGTGGCAGGCAAGACGGCCATCCCCGAAGGTCGTTATAGGGTAGATATGGAATATTCACCTAAATTTGAGAGGCAGATGCCCTACCTGTTGGATGTGCCTAACTTTGCAGGCATAATGATACATCAAGGCAATGTACCAAATAACACGCAAGGATGCATACTGGTAGGTTATAACACGCTTCGTGGCATGGTATTACGCAGCAGAGAGGCGATGCTTAAGATAGAGGATGCTATCAAATATGCTCGTAAAACCAAACAGGAAATATGGTGCGAAATTAGTTGA
- a CDS encoding NAD(P)-dependent oxidoreductase: MANVVLIGATGFVGSAILNELVERGHKVTAVVRNTSRLPKNDNITAIEEDVANVDAIAKLSEGKDAIISSYNPGWMNPQITELLYSNYPKILEATKKSGVKRLLIVGGAGTLFVKPGVRLIDTGVIPDEIMGGVRPLADFYLKTLVNEHDIDWVFFSPAGTFDKEGKKTGKFRLGSDDLVVDAQGNSHISVQDYAIAMVDELEQAKHHKERFTIGY, encoded by the coding sequence ATGGCAAATGTAGTTTTAATAGGTGCAACCGGTTTTGTAGGTTCAGCCATTTTGAACGAGCTGGTAGAGCGTGGCCACAAAGTAACAGCTGTTGTTCGCAACACGTCAAGACTGCCAAAGAATGACAATATTACAGCCATTGAAGAGGATGTAGCCAATGTAGATGCCATTGCCAAGTTGTCTGAGGGCAAGGATGCTATCATATCTTCTTATAATCCGGGATGGATGAATCCGCAAATTACAGAACTCCTATACAGCAATTATCCTAAGATTCTTGAGGCAACCAAGAAAAGCGGTGTAAAAAGATTGCTTATTGTAGGCGGAGCCGGTACTCTATTTGTAAAACCAGGGGTTCGTTTGATTGATACCGGTGTTATTCCGGATGAAATCATGGGTGGTGTTCGTCCTCTCGCAGACTTCTATCTCAAAACATTGGTGAACGAGCATGATATCGATTGGGTATTCTTCTCTCCTGCCGGCACATTCGATAAGGAAGGTAAGAAAACGGGAAAATTCCGCCTTGGAAGCGACGATCTTGTTGTTGATGCTCAAGGCAATAGCCACATATCCGTCCAAGATTATGCAATAGCAATGGTTGATGAATTAGAGCAAGCTAAGCACCATAAAGAGCGATTTACTATTGGATACTAA
- a CDS encoding GNAT family N-acetyltransferase: MNLRIQLDTTNINWDLVVDILQKVGMGYHTAEIHQRAFNNSHTVVFVFDEDNLIGFGRAISDGEYQAAIYDVAVLPSYQGRGIGKTIIRTIVEDIPNCNFILYASPGKEKFYEKENFKRMKTGMALFVNAEKMNGKGFTE; the protein is encoded by the coding sequence ATGAATTTAAGAATACAACTTGATACAACCAATATAAATTGGGACTTGGTGGTTGACATACTTCAAAAAGTCGGTATGGGCTATCATACAGCTGAAATTCATCAACGGGCATTTAATAATAGTCATACTGTTGTATTTGTGTTCGATGAAGATAATCTTATCGGTTTTGGTAGAGCTATATCTGATGGAGAATATCAAGCTGCCATATATGATGTTGCCGTGCTGCCAAGTTATCAGGGTAGGGGCATTGGCAAAACAATAATCAGGACTATCGTTGAAGATATCCCAAACTGTAATTTTATCTTATATGCTTCTCCCGGTAAAGAAAAGTTTTATGAAAAGGAAAATTTTAAGAGGATGAAAACAGGCATGGCGTTGTTTGTCAATGCCGAGAAAATGAATGGCAAAGGTTTTACGGAATAA
- a CDS encoding peptidylprolyl isomerase produces the protein MASRIKIKTTEGDIIVRLYDETPLHRDNFIKLAKEGYFDGTLFHRVIKDFMIQGGDPDSKGAPAGKMLGTGGPDYTIPAEFVYPQLFHKRGALSAARLGDEVNPERESSGSQFYIVWGKTCKPQELKQMERQMAMQQEQNVFNQMVKEYKSEIMDLRRNHDQAGLQAMQDQLEADTKSKCKRIGLPKFTPEQIEAYTTIGGTPFLDNQYTVFGEVESGLDIVEKIQNCKTMRGDRPNTDISMTVEIM, from the coding sequence ATGGCAAGCAGAATTAAAATAAAAACAACAGAAGGCGACATTATTGTTCGTCTATACGATGAAACCCCACTTCACCGTGACAATTTCATCAAATTGGCAAAAGAAGGATATTTTGATGGTACACTTTTCCATCGCGTAATCAAAGATTTTATGATTCAGGGAGGCGATCCCGACAGTAAAGGCGCTCCTGCAGGCAAAATGCTTGGTACGGGCGGACCCGATTATACCATTCCTGCCGAATTTGTATACCCGCAACTGTTCCACAAACGTGGGGCGTTGAGTGCTGCCCGCCTTGGCGATGAGGTCAATCCTGAGCGCGAAAGCAGTGGCAGTCAGTTCTATATTGTATGGGGAAAGACTTGCAAGCCACAAGAACTCAAGCAAATGGAACGTCAGATGGCTATGCAGCAGGAGCAGAACGTTTTCAATCAGATGGTGAAAGAATATAAATCTGAAATCATGGATTTACGTCGCAATCATGATCAGGCTGGATTGCAGGCTATGCAAGACCAACTTGAAGCTGATACCAAAAGTAAATGTAAGAGAATTGGACTTCCTAAATTTACTCCTGAGCAGATTGAGGCATATACTACCATTGGTGGCACTCCTTTTCTTGACAATCAGTACACTGTTTTTGGTGAGGTTGAAAGTGGACTTGATATCGTTGAAAAGATTCAGAACTGCAAGACCATGCGAGGCGATCGTCCAAATACAGACATCAGCATGACAGTTGAAATTATGTAA
- a CDS encoding helix-turn-helix transcriptional regulator, which translates to MKRPLLPKNKRMLADMGNQIKLARLRRNITSQELADRTSLGRNTIVNIEAGDESVSFGNYFRVLIALGLSNDILMLAKDDVLGRKLQDAELVTPKRVRNS; encoded by the coding sequence ATGAAACGACCGTTATTACCAAAAAATAAAAGGATGTTGGCAGATATGGGGAACCAAATAAAGTTGGCTCGTCTTCGTCGGAATATTACATCACAAGAACTGGCTGATCGTACATCTCTCGGGCGGAATACGATTGTAAATATAGAGGCAGGAGATGAATCTGTTTCATTTGGCAATTATTTTCGTGTGCTAATTGCGCTTGGATTGTCAAACGATATCCTTATGCTTGCAAAAGATGATGTGTTAGGTAGAAAATTGCAAGATGCAGAGTTGGTGACACCTAAACGTGTGAGAAATTCATAG
- a CDS encoding type II toxin-antitoxin system HipA family toxin, whose protein sequence is MNIYVYIDAFGLTDGPLLMGTLKAETIRGKQIFSFRADNGWLTNCSFSYLDPDLQQYSGNQYASEGKGNFGLFLDSCPDRWGRVLMQRRERIRAKENGDSIKKLQESDYLLGVYDGNRMGALRFKKEPNGNFMDDDICLATPPVASIRELEQASLNYENTNDEQSAEYINWVRMLYSPGSSLGGARPKANVIDTEGNLWISKFPSKNDTIDVGAWEYIVTEMARKFGLKVPETNIVKFSSNHHTFMTKRFDRQGRDKRLYFASAMTLLGYNDGDDANSGVSYLELADFIQSYGTPQSSDDLKELWKRIVFNIAVSNCDDHLRNHGFILTSKGWTLSPAYDLTPNPDGRGLKLNISEDDNSLYYQLAIDTASFYGINNNEAENIVQQVKNICSDWRQMADGFGLSRAEQDGVAKAFRL, encoded by the coding sequence ATGAATATATATGTATATATAGATGCTTTTGGACTAACTGATGGTCCATTACTGATGGGAACATTAAAGGCTGAAACTATTAGAGGAAAACAGATATTTTCTTTCCGTGCAGATAATGGATGGTTGACAAATTGTAGCTTCAGTTATCTAGACCCGGACCTACAGCAATATTCTGGAAATCAATACGCATCTGAAGGAAAAGGAAATTTCGGACTGTTTTTGGATTCTTGCCCGGACAGATGGGGGAGAGTGTTAATGCAGCGTCGCGAGAGAATAAGAGCTAAAGAAAATGGTGATAGTATTAAGAAATTGCAGGAATCTGACTATCTGCTTGGTGTGTATGATGGAAACAGAATGGGTGCATTGCGATTTAAAAAAGAACCAAATGGCAATTTTATGGATGATGATATTTGTCTGGCTACACCTCCTGTTGCTTCTATAAGGGAATTGGAGCAAGCATCATTGAATTATGAAAACACGAACGATGAACAGTCTGCCGAGTATATTAATTGGGTGCGTATGCTTTATTCACCTGGGTCTTCATTGGGTGGAGCTCGTCCAAAAGCAAATGTTATTGACACCGAAGGGAATCTTTGGATATCTAAATTTCCTAGTAAAAATGATACGATAGATGTTGGTGCATGGGAATATATCGTTACAGAGATGGCACGAAAATTCGGATTGAAAGTTCCTGAGACCAATATAGTGAAGTTCTCATCCAATCATCACACATTTATGACCAAACGTTTTGACAGGCAAGGCCGTGATAAAAGACTTTATTTTGCATCTGCCATGACGTTGCTAGGATATAATGATGGCGATGATGCTAACTCAGGTGTAAGTTACCTGGAATTGGCAGACTTTATTCAGAGCTATGGGACTCCACAATCAAGCGATGATTTAAAAGAGTTATGGAAACGAATTGTTTTCAATATTGCAGTTTCTAATTGTGATGACCATTTGCGTAATCATGGTTTTATATTGACATCAAAAGGTTGGACTCTTTCGCCGGCTTATGATTTAACTCCCAATCCTGATGGTAGAGGATTAAAGTTGAATATTAGTGAAGATGATAATAGTCTTTATTATCAGTTAGCAATAGATACTGCATCTTTTTATGGAATAAATAATAATGAAGCCGAAAATATCGTGCAGCAAGTGAAGAATATATGTTCTGATTGGCGACAGATGGCAGATGGTTTTGGTCTTTCAAGAGCAGAGCAAGATGGGGTAGCTAAGGCTTTCAGATTATAA
- a CDS encoding HAD-IA family hydrolase, whose product MIKNIVFDFGGVLVQHDFMTFFTKILGSKEKVAWFMQNVLPEKVNNDIDMELHEPSYYIEQQKRLWPEYTEALDAFDKHYTDIFIGESEGIRDLMLKLKADGYRLLGLSNWSSRVYDVMAKFDIFNLIEGSIISKDVHQLKPNKDIYMSFLQKFNVKADECVFIDDRPDNIEGCKAVGMPGIVFRNTQQLTQELNKLLPTRI is encoded by the coding sequence ATGATAAAAAATATAGTTTTTGATTTTGGCGGAGTGCTAGTACAGCACGACTTTATGACATTCTTTACGAAGATATTAGGCAGCAAAGAGAAGGTTGCTTGGTTTATGCAGAATGTTTTGCCAGAGAAGGTTAATAATGATATTGACATGGAGCTCCATGAACCCAGCTATTATATTGAACAGCAGAAGAGGCTTTGGCCTGAATACACCGAGGCACTTGATGCATTTGACAAGCATTATACTGATATTTTTATCGGTGAATCTGAGGGCATCCGTGATTTGATGCTAAAGCTGAAAGCCGATGGATATAGACTTTTGGGACTTTCTAATTGGTCGAGTCGTGTATATGATGTGATGGCAAAATTTGATATATTCAATCTCATCGAAGGTAGTATTATTTCGAAGGATGTACATCAATTGAAACCCAATAAGGATATCTATATGTCGTTTCTACAAAAGTTTAATGTAAAAGCCGATGAATGCGTATTCATAGATGATAGACCGGATAACATAGAAGGATGTAAAGCTGTTGGGATGCCCGGCATTGTATTCAGAAATACTCAGCAATTGACGCAAGAGCTTAATAAATTGTTGCCTACTCGTATTTAA
- a CDS encoding secondary thiamine-phosphate synthase enzyme YjbQ, producing MKQQIEFSLKSQSRGFHLVTDEVLAHLNKLPKTGLLNLFIKHTSCALSICENWDPSVRGDMESIYNHLVPENQNYYEHTLEGSDDMPAHAKSIITGVSINIPITNGHLNLGTWQGIYLCEFRNHGGSRNVVATIME from the coding sequence ATGAAACAACAAATAGAATTTTCACTGAAATCACAAAGTCGCGGTTTTCATCTTGTTACAGATGAAGTGCTGGCTCATCTTAACAAATTACCCAAAACAGGATTACTAAACTTATTCATCAAGCATACCAGTTGCGCGCTGTCTATATGCGAAAACTGGGACCCATCTGTACGTGGCGACATGGAAAGCATTTATAACCATCTTGTTCCTGAGAATCAGAACTATTATGAACATACCCTTGAAGGCTCAGACGACATGCCCGCTCACGCCAAAAGCATTATTACCGGCGTAAGCATCAACATCCCTATCACAAATGGGCATTTGAATCTCGGTACATGGCAGGGCATCTATCTATGCGAATTCCGCAATCATGGTGGCAGTCGTAATGTCGTTGCCACTATTATGGAATAA
- a CDS encoding alpha/beta fold hydrolase: MKRLSNIITIIIMLASSMHICAQQMIKMSDGTKLYVEVRGSGTPCLYLHGGPGSGSEWMQKLGGDILEKHFKVIYLDQRGVGRSESPRDSDYTLSRQIKDFEEVRQALGINSWLVLGHSFGGILTMAYWEAHKDKIDGLIFMNCTLCMDASFRDSWLPKAIGIIGNKANKTALDPNSKTIDRMMAVFPFLNNANRWQIFTPQKKYNDTVNSATDYYKHNSDGSKVIFMDEYWRDFRPLTYIVDKPVLFFYGKKDYAVGPNFYKGVHFPKMLLVGADCGHFPFIEVPNKLNKALDDYTKMLSKQSH, from the coding sequence ATGAAAAGACTAAGCAATATAATAACAATTATAATAATGTTAGCTTCATCTATGCATATATGTGCGCAACAGATGATTAAAATGTCTGACGGTACAAAACTATATGTCGAAGTACGTGGAAGCGGCACTCCTTGCCTTTATCTACACGGCGGACCGGGTTCCGGATCTGAGTGGATGCAAAAACTGGGAGGCGATATTCTCGAGAAACATTTCAAGGTTATATATCTTGATCAACGAGGAGTTGGTCGCTCTGAGAGTCCACGTGATAGCGATTATACACTCTCCCGACAAATTAAAGATTTCGAAGAAGTAAGACAAGCCCTTGGCATTAATTCATGGCTCGTCTTAGGTCATTCTTTTGGCGGTATACTCACAATGGCATATTGGGAAGCCCATAAAGATAAGATTGATGGACTAATCTTCATGAATTGTACCCTCTGCATGGACGCAAGTTTCCGTGATAGTTGGCTGCCTAAGGCTATCGGCATAATAGGCAATAAAGCTAATAAAACAGCACTAGATCCCAATAGTAAAACGATAGACAGAATGATGGCCGTTTTCCCATTTTTGAATAACGCCAATAGATGGCAAATTTTTACGCCCCAGAAGAAATACAATGACACCGTTAACTCTGCTACTGATTACTATAAACATAATAGCGATGGCAGCAAAGTGATATTCATGGACGAATACTGGAGAGATTTTCGTCCACTAACATATATCGTAGATAAACCGGTGCTATTTTTCTATGGCAAGAAAGATTATGCTGTAGGACCTAACTTTTACAAAGGTGTTCATTTCCCCAAAATGCTCCTAGTGGGAGCTGATTGCGGACATTTTCCTTTCATAGAAGTACCCAATAAATTGAATAAGGCACTTGATGATTACACAAAAATGCTAAGCAAACAATCGCATTAA
- a CDS encoding flavin reductase family protein → MKEVNYKDMKFNPFNLIGGEWMLVTAGNEQSGCNTMTASWGHLGCLWGHNDPTAVIYIRPSRYTKEFVDNEEYFTLCVMDKSFKKQMAYLGSVSGRDENKISKANLTPVYTNDTVYFSEAKLVLICKKLYKSELHESGFLYQNTIDESYPNRDFHTMYVGKIEKVLVRDDEYIK, encoded by the coding sequence ATGAAAGAGGTTAATTACAAGGACATGAAGTTCAATCCGTTCAACCTCATTGGCGGTGAATGGATGTTAGTGACTGCTGGTAACGAACAGTCGGGGTGTAACACAATGACAGCCTCTTGGGGGCATCTCGGATGCCTATGGGGGCACAATGATCCTACGGCTGTTATCTATATACGTCCATCACGTTATACCAAAGAGTTTGTTGACAATGAAGAATATTTCACTCTTTGCGTTATGGACAAGTCTTTCAAGAAACAGATGGCCTATTTGGGTAGTGTGTCTGGCCGTGATGAGAACAAGATTTCAAAAGCAAACCTTACACCTGTATACACAAATGATACTGTTTACTTTTCTGAAGCAAAGCTTGTACTTATTTGTAAGAAACTATATAAGTCTGAACTTCATGAAAGTGGATTTCTCTATCAAAATACGATAGACGAAAGTTATCCAAACCGTGACTTTCATACAATGTATGTAGGCAAGATAGAGAAGGTCTTGGTACGTGATGATGAGTATATTAAATAA
- a CDS encoding cupin domain-containing protein translates to MKNFKKTTVQMDAARTELHELLNLTGEEISINNMPAGVQVPFVHKHKQNEEVYGVISGKGIMNIDGEDVILNAGDWMRVDPSAKRQLRAADDSAISYICIQTKAGSLDEFTATDGVIL, encoded by the coding sequence ATGAAGAATTTTAAGAAGACAACCGTTCAGATGGATGCAGCTCGCACAGAGCTCCATGAGTTATTAAACCTTACCGGTGAAGAAATTTCAATAAACAATATGCCTGCCGGTGTACAAGTTCCTTTCGTTCATAAGCATAAACAAAACGAAGAAGTATACGGTGTTATATCAGGTAAAGGCATTATGAATATTGATGGTGAAGATGTAATTCTAAATGCTGGTGATTGGATGCGTGTAGATCCTTCAGCAAAGCGTCAGCTTCGTGCAGCCGATGATAGTGCCATCAGTTATATCTGTATTCAGACCAAGGCCGGTTCACTAGATGAGTTTACGGCTACTGATGGAGTGATCCTATAA